Proteins from one Neodiprion fabricii isolate iyNeoFabr1 chromosome 5, iyNeoFabr1.1, whole genome shotgun sequence genomic window:
- the LOC124183692 gene encoding cleavage and polyadenylation specificity factor subunit 1 isoform X2 — MYSICKSTHPATGVEHAITCCFFSQTEKCLVVAGANIIRAFRLIPDVDGTKKEKYTESRPPKMKLECLAQYTLHGNIMSMQAVRLVGSQRDSLLLSFRDAKLSVVEYDLDTHDLRTVSLHYFEEEEMRDGWTNHHHIPMVRVDPEGRCAVMLVYGRKLVVLPFRKDPIIDDGDLLEAPKTSSSHKTPILSSYMIVLKTLEEKMDNIIDLQFLHGYYEPTLLILYEPVRTFAGRIAVRQDTCAMVAISLNIQQKVHPIIWSVSNLPFDCCQAVAVRKPLGGTLIMAVNSLIYLNQSIPPYGVSLNSMAETSTNFPLKPQEGVKMSLEGAQVAFISSDRLVISLKSGELYVLSLFADSMRSVRGFHFDKAAASVLTSCVCTYEDNYLFLGSRLGNSLLLRFTEKEPENPTTTITTIQREEVTLDTDDENRVSGTGNESKDRNVHEDTDELNDDRDDNNEENSGETPAKKLKQDYLGDWMASDVLDIKDPEELEVYGSEMQASMQITSYIFEVCDSLLNIGPCGNISMGEPAFLSEEFSHNQDPDVELVTTSGYGKNGALCVLQRSVRPQVVTTFELPGCEDMWTVIGAVNNDEQAKAEADGTHAFLILSHEDSTMILQTGQEINEVDHSGFSTQGTTIFAGNLGANKYIVQVTQLGVRLMQGLEQIQHIPIDLGCPIVHASCADPYVTLLSEDGQVMLLTLRETRGAARLHIHPANLLFRPQVDTLCAYRDVSGIFTTHHPDDTDDADSREEKIIEEPILAGSVDDEDDLLYGDAPAFQMPIPPRTKTQDGTNKKSPWWQKSLQEVKPTYWLLIYRDSGTLEIYSLPELRLCYLIRNFGYGQYVLHDSMESTTLQTSQTNEIPCPEMQVREILMVSLGHHGSRPMLLVRMDSEIQIYQAYRYPKGHLKLRFKKLEHSMIPGQIRPNPKKESEPNISTTRVCMMRYFSNIAGYNGVFICGGYPHWVFLTGRGELRAHPMGIDGAITSFAPFNNVNCPQGFLYFNGKEELRICVLPTHLSYDAPWPVRKVPLRCTPHFVTYHLESKTYCVITSIAEPLKSYYKFNGEDKEYTEEERDERFLYPAQDQFSIVLFSPVSWETIPNTKIELDQWEHVTCLKNVSLAYEGTRSGLKGYIVLGTNYNYGEDITSRGRILIFDIIEVVPEPGQPLTKNRFKQIYAKEQKGPITAITQVSGFLVSAVGQKIYIWQLKDNDLVGVAFIDTQIYIHQMLSIKSLILVADVYKSISLLRFQEEYRTLSLVSRDFRPAEVYTIEYLIDNNNLGFFVADGENNLALFMYQPESRESLGGQKLIRKADFHLGQKVNTFFRIRCKLDNPGNDRKHFSGADRRHITMYEHIKATSECKEILPEVLSTVTWFGNISSYPTMRR; from the exons ATGTATTCAATTTGCAAAAGCACGCACCCAGCCACGGGTGTCGAACACGCGATCACCTGCTGCTTCTTTAGTCAAACAGAAAAATGCCTCGTTGTAGCTGGAGCGAATATCATCAGAGCTTTCCGTTTGATACCAGACGTCGATGGCaccaagaaagaaaaatacacag AATCACGACCACCAAAAATGAAACTGGAATGTCTGGCCCAATATACACTGCATGGCAACATAATGTCCATGCAGGCGGTTCGCCTTGTTGGATCCCAAAGGGATTCTCTTCTCCTGAGCTTCAGAGATGCAAAACTTTCCGTTGTTGAATACGACTTGGACACTCATGATCTCCGCACAGTATCGTTGCATTACTTCGAGGAGGAAGAAATGCGG GATGGCTGGACAAATCATCACCATATACCTATGGTCAGGGTAGATCCCGAGGGACGATGCGCAGTCATGCTTGTTTACGGTAGGAAATTGGTAGTTCTTCCCTTTCGCAAGGATCCGATTATCGATGATGGAGATCTGCTTGAGGCCCCCAAGACATCATCATCGCATAAAACTCCAATCTTGTCTTCGTACATGATTGTTCTGAAAACGTTAGAGGAAAAAATGGACAACATAATAGACTTGCAATTTTTGCACGGATATTATGAGCCAACTCTGTTGATCCTTTATGAACCAGTCAGGACGTTTGCAGG GCGTATCGCGGTCAGGCAAGATACCTGCGCTATGGTTGCAATATCCTTAAACATCCAACAGAAAGTTCATCCAATTATTTGGTCAGTATCAAATCTGCCTTTTGATTGCTGCCAGGCAGTTGCTGTGAGAAAACCACTTGGTGGAACTCTCATCATGGCTGTAAATTCTCTGATTTATCTTAATCAGAGTATCCCGCCATACGGTGTATCACTGAATAGTATGGCAGAAACCAGCACCAACTTTCCGCTCA AGCCTCAGGAGGGCGTTAAAATGAGCTTGGAAGGTGCCCAGGTGGCATTCATATCCTCTGATCGTTTGGTCATATCATTGAAGAGCGGTGAATTGTATGTTCTGTCCCTTTTCGCGGACAGCATGCGATCTGTTCGTGGTTTTCATTTTGACAAGGCTGCTGCCAGTGTGTTAACGTCATGC GTCTGCACATATGAAGATAATTATCTGTTTCTTGGTTCTCGGCTTGGAAATTCTCTATTGTTGAGGTTCACGGAGAAAGAGCCTGAGAACCctacaacaacaataacgacCATCCAAAGAGAGGAGGTAACTCTGGACACTGATGACGAAAACCGTGTCAGTGGAACTGGTAATGAAAGTAAAGATCGTAATGTTCACGAGGATACGGATGAACTCAATGACGACcgtgatgataataatgaggAAAATAGTGGTGAGACACCTGctaagaaattgaaacaagaCTATCTTGGTGATTGGATGGCATCCGATGTATTAGATATCAAAGATCCTGAAGAGCTTGAAGTTTATGGTAGTGAAATGCAAGCTTCTATGCAAATAACATCATACATTTTCGAG gtGTGCGACAGTTTATTGAATATAGGACCTTGTGGAAATATATCGATGGGAGAGCCTGCCTTTTTATCTGAAGAATTCTCCCACAATCAAGATCCTGACGTTGAACTAGTCACGACTTCAGGATACGGCAAAAATGGAGCTCTCTGTGTTCTGCAACGTTCTGTCCGACCTCAA GTTGTCACTACTTTTGAACTACCTGGGTGCGAAGATATGTGGACTGTGATAGGAGCCGTTAATAACGACGAACAAGCTAAAGCTGAAGCGGATGGAACCCATGcttttttgattttaagtCACGAAGATTCTACAATG ATTTTGCAAACTGGCCAAGAAATCAATGAAGTGGATCATAGCGGCTTCAGTACTCAAGGCACAACAATATTTGCTGGAAATCTTGGGGCAAATAAATACATTGTTCAAGTCACACAATTGGGTGTTAGACTAATGCAGGGACTGGAACAG ATTCAACATATACCCATCGATCTGGGTTGTCCTATTGTACACGCCAGCTGTGCTGATCCATATGTCACACTTCTCTCAGAAGATGGTCAAGTGATGCTGTTAACGCTCAGAGAAACCAGAGGTGCTGCCCGACTGCATATTCATCCTGCTAATCTTCTATTT AGACCACAAGTCGATACCCTTTGTGCGTACAGAGACGTTAGTGGCATATTCACAACCCACCATCCTGACGATACCGATGACGCTGATTCcagggaagaaaaaataattgaagagCCTATCCTTGCTGGAAGCGTTGATGATGAAGACGATTTGCTGTACGGTGACGCTCCTGCGTTTCAAATGCCGATTCCTCCTCGTACCAAAACTCAAGATGGAACTAACAAAAAATCTCCATG GTGGCAAAAGTCCCTTCAAGAAGTAAAACCCACATATTGGCTACTGATTTATCGAGACAGCGGTACTCTAGAAATTTATTCTCTCCCGGAACTAAGATTATGTTATCTTATTCGTAATTTTGGATATGGACAATACGTTTTACACGATAGCATGGAATCTACAACACTGCAAACGTCCCAAACGAATGAAATTCCTTGTCCTGAGATGCAG gTTCGCGAAATTCTCATGGTTTCACTTGGTCATCATGGGAGCAGGCCTATGTTACTCGTTAGGATGGATTCGGAAATACAAATCTATCAAGCATACAGGTATCCCAAAGGACACTTAAAGCTGCGGTTCAAAAAATTAGAACATTCCATGATACCAGGCCAGATAAG GCCAAATCCCAAGAAGGAAAGTGAACCTAACATAAGCACAACTAGAGTCTGCATGATGCGCTACTTCAGCAATATCGCTGGATACAACGGGGTGTTTATCTGTGGTGGATACCCACATTGGGTATTTCTTACAGGAAGAGGTGAATTGCGAGCACACCCTATGGGTATTGACGGAGCCATAACATCATTTGCTCCATTCAATAATGTCAACTGCCCACAAGGCTTTCTTTACTTCAATGGGAAG gagGAGCTGAGGATTTGTGTTTTGCCCACCCATTTGTCATACGACGCTCCTTGGCCAGTGAGAAAAGTTCCGCTACGCTGTACTCCACATTTTGTCACTTATCATCTTGAGAGTAAAACGTATTGCGTCATAACAAGTATAGCAGAACCTTTGAAGAGTTATTACAAATTCAATGGTGAAGATAAG GAATATACAGAGGAAGAGCGTGATGAACGTTTTCTATACCCGGCTCAAGACCAGTTCAGCATAGTTTTATTTTCCCCCGTTTCTTGGGAGACTATTCCTAATACCAAAATAGAACTGGATCAATGGGAACACGTTACTTgtctgaaaaatgtttcactaGCTTATGAAGGGACAAGATCTGGTCTAAAGGGTTACATTGTACTTGGAACCAACTACAACTATGGTGAAGATATAACCAGCAGGGGAAGG ATActtatatttgatattatcgAAGTCGTGCCAGAGCCGGGACAGCCCCTGACAAAGAATcgatttaaacaaatttatgCGAAGGAACAAAAGGGTCCAATTACGGCTATAACTCAAGTTTCAGGCTTTTTAGTATCAGCTGTTGGACAAAAG ATTTACATATGGCAACTCAAAGACAATGACTTGGTTGGGGTTGCCTTCATTGATACGCAAATATACATTCATCAAATGCTAAGCATTAAGAGTTTGATACTCGTTGCCGACGTTTACAAATCTATCAGTTTGTTGAGATTTCAAGAAGAATACAGAACATTGTCCCTTGTCAGCAGA GATTTTAGACCAGCAGAAGTTTACACAATAGAATATTTGATTGACAATAACAACTTGGGTTTTTTTGTTGCTGATGGTGAAAACAACTTGGCATTATTTATGTATCAGCCAGAGTCTAGAGAAAGTCTTGGAGGTCaaaaattgatcagaaaaGCTGATTTCCATTTAGGGCAAAAGGTCAATACCTTCTTTCGTATAAGATGCAAACTTGATAATCCAGGCAATGATCGAAAGCATTTCAGTGGAGCTGACAGAAGACATATTACTATGTATG AACATATAAAAGCTACGTCAGAATGCAAGGAAATCCTGCCAGAGGTATTATCGACGGTGACTTGGTTTGGAAATATCTCTTCTTACCCAACAATGAGAAGATAG
- the LOC124183692 gene encoding cleavage and polyadenylation specificity factor subunit 1 isoform X1, whose amino-acid sequence MYSICKSTHPATGVEHAITCCFFSQTEKCLVVAGANIIRAFRLIPDVDGTKKEKYTESRPPKMKLECLAQYTLHGNIMSMQAVRLVGSQRDSLLLSFRDAKLSVVEYDLDTHDLRTVSLHYFEEEEMRDGWTNHHHIPMVRVDPEGRCAVMLVYGRKLVVLPFRKDPIIDDGDLLEAPKTSSSHKTPILSSYMIVLKTLEEKMDNIIDLQFLHGYYEPTLLILYEPVRTFAGRIAVRQDTCAMVAISLNIQQKVHPIIWSVSNLPFDCCQAVAVRKPLGGTLIMAVNSLIYLNQSIPPYGVSLNSMAETSTNFPLKPQEGVKMSLEGAQVAFISSDRLVISLKSGELYVLSLFADSMRSVRGFHFDKAAASVLTSCVCTYEDNYLFLGSRLGNSLLLRFTEKEPENPTTTITTIQREEVTLDTDDENRVSGTGNESKDRNVHEDTDELNDDRDDNNEENSGETPAKKLKQDYLGDWMASDVLDIKDPEELEVYGSEMQASMQITSYIFEVCDSLLNIGPCGNISMGEPAFLSEEFSHNQDPDVELVTTSGYGKNGALCVLQRSVRPQVVTTFELPGCEDMWTVIGAVNNDEQAKAEADGTHAFLILSHEDSTMILQTGQEINEVDHSGFSTQGTTIFAGNLGANKYIVQVTQLGVRLMQGLEQIQHIPIDLGCPIVHASCADPYVTLLSEDGQVMLLTLRETRGAARLHIHPANLLFRPQVDTLCAYRDVSGIFTTHHPDDTDDADSREEKIIEEPILAGSVDDEDDLLYGDAPAFQMPIPPRTKTQDGTNKKSPWWQKSLQEVKPTYWLLIYRDSGTLEIYSLPELRLCYLIRNFGYGQYVLHDSMESTTLQTSQTNEIPCPEMQVREILMVSLGHHGSRPMLLVRMDSEIQIYQAYRYPKGHLKLRFKKLEHSMIPGQIRPNPKKESEPNISTTRVCMMRYFSNIAGYNGVFICGGYPHWVFLTGRGELRAHPMGIDGAITSFAPFNNVNCPQGFLYFNGKEELRICVLPTHLSYDAPWPVRKVPLRCTPHFVTYHLESKTYCVITSIAEPLKSYYKFNGEDKEYTEEERDERFLYPAQDQFSIVLFSPVSWETIPNTKIELDQWEHVTCLKNVSLAYEGTRSGLKGYIVLGTNYNYGEDITSRGRILIFDIIEVVPEPGQPLTKNRFKQIYAKEQKGPITAITQVSGFLVSAVGQKIYIWQLKDNDLVGVAFIDTQIYIHQMLSIKSLILVADVYKSISLLRFQEEYRTLSLVSRDFRPAEVYTIEYLIDNNNLGFFVADGENNLALFMYQPESRESLGGQKLIRKADFHLGQKVNTFFRIRCKLDNPGNDRKHFSGADRRHITMYATLDGSLGYVLPVPEKTYRRLLMLQNVLVSHISHTAGLNPKAYRTYKSYVRMQGNPARGIIDGDLVWKYLFLPNNEKIDVAKKIGTRVQEIIEDITDIDRQTGHF is encoded by the exons ATGTATTCAATTTGCAAAAGCACGCACCCAGCCACGGGTGTCGAACACGCGATCACCTGCTGCTTCTTTAGTCAAACAGAAAAATGCCTCGTTGTAGCTGGAGCGAATATCATCAGAGCTTTCCGTTTGATACCAGACGTCGATGGCaccaagaaagaaaaatacacag AATCACGACCACCAAAAATGAAACTGGAATGTCTGGCCCAATATACACTGCATGGCAACATAATGTCCATGCAGGCGGTTCGCCTTGTTGGATCCCAAAGGGATTCTCTTCTCCTGAGCTTCAGAGATGCAAAACTTTCCGTTGTTGAATACGACTTGGACACTCATGATCTCCGCACAGTATCGTTGCATTACTTCGAGGAGGAAGAAATGCGG GATGGCTGGACAAATCATCACCATATACCTATGGTCAGGGTAGATCCCGAGGGACGATGCGCAGTCATGCTTGTTTACGGTAGGAAATTGGTAGTTCTTCCCTTTCGCAAGGATCCGATTATCGATGATGGAGATCTGCTTGAGGCCCCCAAGACATCATCATCGCATAAAACTCCAATCTTGTCTTCGTACATGATTGTTCTGAAAACGTTAGAGGAAAAAATGGACAACATAATAGACTTGCAATTTTTGCACGGATATTATGAGCCAACTCTGTTGATCCTTTATGAACCAGTCAGGACGTTTGCAGG GCGTATCGCGGTCAGGCAAGATACCTGCGCTATGGTTGCAATATCCTTAAACATCCAACAGAAAGTTCATCCAATTATTTGGTCAGTATCAAATCTGCCTTTTGATTGCTGCCAGGCAGTTGCTGTGAGAAAACCACTTGGTGGAACTCTCATCATGGCTGTAAATTCTCTGATTTATCTTAATCAGAGTATCCCGCCATACGGTGTATCACTGAATAGTATGGCAGAAACCAGCACCAACTTTCCGCTCA AGCCTCAGGAGGGCGTTAAAATGAGCTTGGAAGGTGCCCAGGTGGCATTCATATCCTCTGATCGTTTGGTCATATCATTGAAGAGCGGTGAATTGTATGTTCTGTCCCTTTTCGCGGACAGCATGCGATCTGTTCGTGGTTTTCATTTTGACAAGGCTGCTGCCAGTGTGTTAACGTCATGC GTCTGCACATATGAAGATAATTATCTGTTTCTTGGTTCTCGGCTTGGAAATTCTCTATTGTTGAGGTTCACGGAGAAAGAGCCTGAGAACCctacaacaacaataacgacCATCCAAAGAGAGGAGGTAACTCTGGACACTGATGACGAAAACCGTGTCAGTGGAACTGGTAATGAAAGTAAAGATCGTAATGTTCACGAGGATACGGATGAACTCAATGACGACcgtgatgataataatgaggAAAATAGTGGTGAGACACCTGctaagaaattgaaacaagaCTATCTTGGTGATTGGATGGCATCCGATGTATTAGATATCAAAGATCCTGAAGAGCTTGAAGTTTATGGTAGTGAAATGCAAGCTTCTATGCAAATAACATCATACATTTTCGAG gtGTGCGACAGTTTATTGAATATAGGACCTTGTGGAAATATATCGATGGGAGAGCCTGCCTTTTTATCTGAAGAATTCTCCCACAATCAAGATCCTGACGTTGAACTAGTCACGACTTCAGGATACGGCAAAAATGGAGCTCTCTGTGTTCTGCAACGTTCTGTCCGACCTCAA GTTGTCACTACTTTTGAACTACCTGGGTGCGAAGATATGTGGACTGTGATAGGAGCCGTTAATAACGACGAACAAGCTAAAGCTGAAGCGGATGGAACCCATGcttttttgattttaagtCACGAAGATTCTACAATG ATTTTGCAAACTGGCCAAGAAATCAATGAAGTGGATCATAGCGGCTTCAGTACTCAAGGCACAACAATATTTGCTGGAAATCTTGGGGCAAATAAATACATTGTTCAAGTCACACAATTGGGTGTTAGACTAATGCAGGGACTGGAACAG ATTCAACATATACCCATCGATCTGGGTTGTCCTATTGTACACGCCAGCTGTGCTGATCCATATGTCACACTTCTCTCAGAAGATGGTCAAGTGATGCTGTTAACGCTCAGAGAAACCAGAGGTGCTGCCCGACTGCATATTCATCCTGCTAATCTTCTATTT AGACCACAAGTCGATACCCTTTGTGCGTACAGAGACGTTAGTGGCATATTCACAACCCACCATCCTGACGATACCGATGACGCTGATTCcagggaagaaaaaataattgaagagCCTATCCTTGCTGGAAGCGTTGATGATGAAGACGATTTGCTGTACGGTGACGCTCCTGCGTTTCAAATGCCGATTCCTCCTCGTACCAAAACTCAAGATGGAACTAACAAAAAATCTCCATG GTGGCAAAAGTCCCTTCAAGAAGTAAAACCCACATATTGGCTACTGATTTATCGAGACAGCGGTACTCTAGAAATTTATTCTCTCCCGGAACTAAGATTATGTTATCTTATTCGTAATTTTGGATATGGACAATACGTTTTACACGATAGCATGGAATCTACAACACTGCAAACGTCCCAAACGAATGAAATTCCTTGTCCTGAGATGCAG gTTCGCGAAATTCTCATGGTTTCACTTGGTCATCATGGGAGCAGGCCTATGTTACTCGTTAGGATGGATTCGGAAATACAAATCTATCAAGCATACAGGTATCCCAAAGGACACTTAAAGCTGCGGTTCAAAAAATTAGAACATTCCATGATACCAGGCCAGATAAG GCCAAATCCCAAGAAGGAAAGTGAACCTAACATAAGCACAACTAGAGTCTGCATGATGCGCTACTTCAGCAATATCGCTGGATACAACGGGGTGTTTATCTGTGGTGGATACCCACATTGGGTATTTCTTACAGGAAGAGGTGAATTGCGAGCACACCCTATGGGTATTGACGGAGCCATAACATCATTTGCTCCATTCAATAATGTCAACTGCCCACAAGGCTTTCTTTACTTCAATGGGAAG gagGAGCTGAGGATTTGTGTTTTGCCCACCCATTTGTCATACGACGCTCCTTGGCCAGTGAGAAAAGTTCCGCTACGCTGTACTCCACATTTTGTCACTTATCATCTTGAGAGTAAAACGTATTGCGTCATAACAAGTATAGCAGAACCTTTGAAGAGTTATTACAAATTCAATGGTGAAGATAAG GAATATACAGAGGAAGAGCGTGATGAACGTTTTCTATACCCGGCTCAAGACCAGTTCAGCATAGTTTTATTTTCCCCCGTTTCTTGGGAGACTATTCCTAATACCAAAATAGAACTGGATCAATGGGAACACGTTACTTgtctgaaaaatgtttcactaGCTTATGAAGGGACAAGATCTGGTCTAAAGGGTTACATTGTACTTGGAACCAACTACAACTATGGTGAAGATATAACCAGCAGGGGAAGG ATActtatatttgatattatcgAAGTCGTGCCAGAGCCGGGACAGCCCCTGACAAAGAATcgatttaaacaaatttatgCGAAGGAACAAAAGGGTCCAATTACGGCTATAACTCAAGTTTCAGGCTTTTTAGTATCAGCTGTTGGACAAAAG ATTTACATATGGCAACTCAAAGACAATGACTTGGTTGGGGTTGCCTTCATTGATACGCAAATATACATTCATCAAATGCTAAGCATTAAGAGTTTGATACTCGTTGCCGACGTTTACAAATCTATCAGTTTGTTGAGATTTCAAGAAGAATACAGAACATTGTCCCTTGTCAGCAGA GATTTTAGACCAGCAGAAGTTTACACAATAGAATATTTGATTGACAATAACAACTTGGGTTTTTTTGTTGCTGATGGTGAAAACAACTTGGCATTATTTATGTATCAGCCAGAGTCTAGAGAAAGTCTTGGAGGTCaaaaattgatcagaaaaGCTGATTTCCATTTAGGGCAAAAGGTCAATACCTTCTTTCGTATAAGATGCAAACTTGATAATCCAGGCAATGATCGAAAGCATTTCAGTGGAGCTGACAGAAGACATATTACTATGTATG cTACCCTAGATGGGAGTTTGGGCTATGTACTTCCGGTACCAGAAAAAACTTATCGACGACTGCTGATGTTACAAAATGTTCTCGTTTCTCACATTTCACATACAGCAGGATTAAACCCCAAAGCTTACAG AACATATAAAAGCTACGTCAGAATGCAAGGAAATCCTGCCAGAGGTATTATCGACGGTGACTTGGTTTGGAAATATCTCTTCTTACCCAACAATGAGAAGATAGACGTTGCTAAAAAAATAGGTACACGAGTACAGGAAATAATTGAGGATATCACAGATATTGATCGTCAAACTGGTCACTTTTGA